The Anopheles gambiae chromosome 2, idAnoGambNW_F1_1, whole genome shotgun sequence genomic sequence CCGCTCCACCGACACGTCGTTCTCGTCGCGCGCGATAAACGTGTACAGCACGATGTACCGACCGCTCGGGTCCTTGGCGAATGGCAAGAAATCGGGCTCGGAGCTGAGACTCGCCTGCGAGTGCTTCAGCGCGTTCGTGAGCAGCCCCGGTCCAGTGCTGTCGTCCAGCACGTCTATACTGATGTCGGGCATACCGCCGTCGGTCAGGTCGGCCGCCGTCAGCCCGACACCATTGCCGAGGCCCCCTCCACCGACCACCAGCCCGGTCGTCCCCGGGCCAGTACCACCGCCTCCTCCACTACCTCCACCACCgttaacaccaccaccaccaccgccgcctgGAGCACCCATGGTGGAGAGATCGCGCGGCAGCTTCTTCTTGATGGCCAGATCGGCCAGCTGCGTGTTGAACGGGGCACAGTACGAGTGCGGTATGAAGCCTTCCTGCCGCGTGTCCTGCCCGATCACGTACACCCAGTCGTTCTCGCGGTACAGTATGTTCACTATCTGGCCCCGCTTCACCTCCAGCTCGTCGTCCACGCAGGGTGTAAAGTCGTGCAGCACCACCATCTTGCTGTCGGGGCTGAGACCGTGCTCCTTCTCGATGCCGACCCGCACGAGCGTTTCGATGCTGGCCGATCCAGTGATGCGGCCCATGCCATGATTCAGCCCGAGACTGCTCGACAGATCCTTGTCGATATCGCTTCCGATCGCTGCGATCAAGTAAAGAGAAAACGACCAATTTAACTAGGTTGCAGTGTGCATACGATCaccaaaggaaaggaaaaacacattGATGATCGATCGGATGGATTCCAACCAAATCACCACAGGGCATATGGGTGTGAGCGATCGCGTTCgcccaacatcatcatcatcacacacacgcacggagtGGCTGAGCTCCAAAACATACTtacgtttcttctttttcccccGTCTTATGCGTACGGGACAGAGGAATGCCATTATGGGAGCAGCTCGCCTAGCAGGCTTTTCGGATGCTCAGGGGGGTCGGTCGAATGGGTAGGAACCTGTGCGAGGCGCCACGGGTCCAAGCAAACGAAACGGGGGGCTCGGGGGAACTGGCCTATTCCGGATTGTGGATCTGCATCGTACCGCGACGATCACTTTTCACTGTCGCAAAATCGTTCACCACcgagaagggaaaaaaacaaaaaggctgctgtagacgacgacgacaacgatcGACCGTGATTCCCACGGGCCAATggaatgttatttttatgGTAGAGCGTTCAATCGAAACGTCACGGGCGACCGTATACAGGTTTTTTTTACCTGTGGCATAGGCTGTCTCGCTCTCCTGTCTGCTCGCCGTTTGACTGCTACGATCGCGTAGCACATGTTGACACAACAAGTGGCATTCAActtgcttgtgttttttttggccaCCATTTTTGGCCACCAAGTGCCGGTACGCTTACCCATAGTGCGTGTTTATCTTGCGAAACCGGAAACGAAGCGGAATGCCGTAAAAAGGTACACAAATAGCGATGGAAGAATCGGAACAGTGAACCACACATCGTAAACACGTCGTAGCTTGCAAGCAAACCGCAGGCCAAAAATCGGCCAACACTCCAAATCGGTGCGATTTTCCTTCGCTGGGGATGCTTTTTGTAAGTAATTGTGAGGATTTTTTAGGGATCAAGTTGGTCGCCATAAAGCTCGCGCTGGTGTGCATATCTGGTCACATTCTTGCGGTGTTTCGGGCTTGCGGCCGCTTTAAACGGCGTTGCGCAGCATTCCTACGGTCTTTACTCCTTGGACGcaaggccacgggagtgacaaaatgctgacaaatttttcaaaacgtgagcttttgccacttttttgagtttttgtcCAAATTTCGTAACTTGAAGCAGCCAGGaaataaagttgacaaaagttgacaaaaagtgacaaaattttacgttcgccaaaaagcgtaaacaaacagctatttggcgcagatGTGACCTATTGCtatgataataatgcaaaaatgcatgtttataattgatttatgtacctattaAGCACTTCTTAAATAAAATATCTATGATGTTCAGATGTTTGAGCTTTTTGTCGTTCATGTGTAGATTTTTGATTCGGACACGAGAAAAGCTGCAGTTTGCAGTTGAAAAGCAAGTTTGACAAAGTTATAAAAAatgttaacttttttttacctccgtggccacgcgccaATCAATTTCAATAACATTTGCACTAGACTTAAGTCAATTTCAAtgcaaaaaatcaacaaaattgTGCATTTGTATTTCATATCAcgagtttgtttacgttttttcacGTTTCCGCATGAGCGAAAGAGACGGCACGACAAATCGAGCGAGAAAGGTGGACGAAGTGTTTGGAACGAAGTGGGAGAGGGGGGCACAAAATCTCGCCTCGAAACGAGCACTTTAAGCGAGCAAAGGACGGGtagtgaaaatgagcgagaAGCAACAATTTTGGAACGTCAAAAACGCTCGCCTTGCGCTTCGGGTGACGTGAGTGTAGTCACGCACGTACACACCCCCAAAACCACGCAAACGCacagcaagcacacacacagtcaaatCGTACGTATAGAAGGCAtagcacaccaccaccctgcTGTCGTACGCACACTACACACAATTGCAGTGAAAAAGTAGCAATCAttacgtacgtgtgtgtgcgtgcgtattTGGCAAACAGATTTGCAAAACCCTCTTCTAATCTGCTTGAGCCTGGTCGACGACGTGTTTTGGCCGATTTATTAGCGGCATGATAACGATAAATCTCCGTACAGTTTCGGTAGCGTGGGAGAGATTGTGAagattgtgtgtgcgtgtgcccgTTGGGGAATGTGGAAAGCAGTTTGAAGCATTTTATGTGTGAGATTCGATGAAAACGAAAAGTGTTTCCAGCTCGAAGGTTGAATGTTGAAtccgaaacaacaacaaaaagaaaagaaccaGCAACGAACCATCGAGACGTGTGTTGAAGGCGACCAGAAGGTGAATCGTTCCATCGTGTGTGGTGGAGTGAAGGCGGAACGAGAATCTTTAAACGCAAGGTATGTAATGTAGCTAAAAGGGTGAAATATGTGTCCCCCCACCAACAAGGGGAAAGTGCATGGTTGCAGCAAGTGTATGACTGCAGCGCGTCACAATGTAAACAGTGAAGATGAAAGTGTCCCAAAAACACCTTCAAAACGCTACTTCTAAATGCATATCAAATTCGTTGAATGAATTCACCCGGGGCTACTTGGATTACTTCCAAATGTGTGACATTTTCGAAGCAACACGCCTACTGTAAACAATGCGCGCCAGCCACAACCAGTCGGTGGTCGGCGTGTTGGAGGGAGAGCTGAACGGAGGGGTGTCGACAAATTATTGCGCAATTATTTTCGACATCAACATTCATCCCCACTCAGCTCTCCTCAGCACCACCTTCAAACTCGCCAAAGGTTAATGAACGTTTTCGGATAGTGTGGTGCGAGCCGGAAAGGGGAAAGAAAGTTGcagttgcacacacacacaccccccgCTTGCTGTCACCGTGCGCACCGCTACACGGGTTGCAGATCCGATCCAATCATAATCGAGGCCGCTCGAGGCCATCATCTAGGCCCGCGGCAGCACAACAAAAGCTAATACACGATCGCTTACCCGCCACCCGGTGGCACGATCGCGATCTGTGCCGGTTGGTACGCAGCAAACAGCCTTTACTTTTACTTCTATTTTTAGCAACAAATCATAGCATGCCGGCCAACCCACCAACCGCCAACTCCCCAAAATAAGCAACcagaaaaacacaacgaatTGGAGCCAAAACATGCGGCGAAACGAAATGTGCGCAAAAAGAGCGACTTGTATGAATCGTGATTGAACGGCAAGACGATAAAGATGAAATTTTACAGCTGGAGTTTGATGGAAATCTTTTTTTGCGACTCATCGAAAGCGAAGGGAACACGTCCCGACGGTTGCACTGTTTAAAAGTGCACGGCTGACGGATGAGATTAGCAAGGTCGCGGGGCTAGACACGACACGTGTGTATATGGGGATTAAACACGTAAGCGACGGCGGATTGTCGATGTAATCGATCGGATGACGCGCGTGTCTCACCGCACCATGTGTAGAAGttgtattgtatttattaAGTAATCGAGAGAATCAATGTTCTCCGCTCTCAGTTATGATCCGTTTCAGTGTCGCTGTCTTACAGCATTAGAGGTACATTCAATTGTACACACCAGCACCACTGATAAGCGCCTTCCCCACTGAAGGGGACTTGCTTCATCATGCAGTCGAGGCACTTCACGGAACCACCACACTGTCGCACGCCTATTACCAGCGACACGCTTGCACGGGGGATGATAGCGGTTGTTTGGTTCTATTATTAAACTCATCATTATCACTCCCACCCCAAAGtgccccccaaaaaaaatagGACCCAAGCCCGGAGGCTCGACTCTTCATCGACACGCGTTTTGAGCGTTTGTTTTTGCGCTGCAATCATCTAACGCAGAAAGAAGCGAAGCGCACAATCGCGCACAATTTCGTGGCCGAATGGTCCAACTCAAGGACTTTTACTTTCCCTTCCTCATCATCGGTGCCCACCATCCCATGCTCGCTGTTTCTGCCGGACACCCGGTGCTGTCCGAGCGCGGTAGATAATTAAAGCATGGCCGGTCAGGTCAGGACGGGTTGTTTGTGCGatttttcgggttttttttctgcagatCGGAAGTGTGCCCACGCTGCGTATCGtgtagttttgattttttgtaccGAAACTATAATTTTACGCTCCCCAATTGTGAGCtgtaggaagaaaaaaacgaagaagaaaaatgcattttaaatgCGATTTATTGATGAATTGTACCGGGTGAATCAAAAAGTTGTAGGGGAAGTCAGGGTTGGTTCGACACTGTGGGTAGCATTGACACCTTGCCGTTTTAGTAACTATGGaactttttaaagaaaaataatcgatacaccttttttatatttactgttttgaatatttgagTCACACTTCACTGATCAGAAATCTATCAATTgtcataaaacaacaaaataaacacatggtAGTTCTGATTGACAGCCGATGCAAATTTTTACTTCTGATACTTCAGGAATTGTGGAGTTTATTCAACAAAATATATAGTTTTCGTGTTAATATTATTGTTATATAAACGCTATTGATTAGTTCTGTATCAAAGTgcgtaattttttttaataaaaatgttagTATAAAATGTTCCCAAAACTTGTGTGGCCAATGGGGGTAAAATCGACACCACACTTGGTAGTAGTGTAATGCCTATTTGCAGTTTgttaactgttttttttttatatcgtaATTTAAAAGTGCATATATTTTCTACAGAGCAAACactcaatttaaaaatacCTTAGAATCTTTAAAATTCGCGATGTCAACAAACCAAGGAGCTTATAATTACGGAATTAAGCTATCATTATCTCATACAACGTCTGAAAACTCGGACTCAAAAAAACATGTACTTAATGTATGGGTTAAGCTTATTAAAATTACTATATGTTTATGGCTTCGACCGTATTTGAGGCTTACTTTATGTCGGTTTAGGCTTAACTGAAGAAAACAATAGGCGCTGGTATGGAATCTCATTGGCCGATGTTCGACTTTTGGCTTTCGAGTTgacagagaaaaataaaattgaacaaccttggattttatttaaaaaaaagaagaagtagatTGCTGGAAGATATTGGTTACAAGGTTTTTTTAAGGAATCTTAACGATTCATTCTATAAACCAGATGCTGACTCCGAACCGTAGTTTCTCGTAAGATAGTACATAA encodes the following:
- the LOC1276300 gene encoding SH3 domain-containing protein Dlish is translated as MAFLCPVRIRRGKKKKPIGSDIDKDLSSSLGLNHGMGRITGSASIETLVRVGIEKEHGLSPDSKMVVLHDFTPCVDDELEVKRGQIVNILYRENDWVYVIGQDTRQEGFIPHSYCAPFNTQLADLAIKKKLPRDLSTMGAPGGGGGGGVNGGGGSGGGGGTGPGTTGLVVGGGGLGNGVGLTAADLTDGGMPDISIDVLDDSTGPGLLTNALKHSQASLSSEPDFLPFAKDPSGRYIVLYTFIARDENDVSVERGEFVTVLNREDPEWFWIVRSDGQEGFIPSGFVYPAENILQGHAGKQQQQQGGVNSMGSIGNDMNSLQAMGGGNMTLGGGGGGQHQQQQQQQQQQAQHQQQTQQQQQQQQHQQQPGIGSDDLRYHGTELVMLYDYKAQAPDDLSVRRGDWIYADLNNQTVDGWLWAYAPKTRKYGFIPKAYARPPAMTSL